One Phycisphaerae bacterium RAS2 DNA window includes the following coding sequences:
- the murJ gene encoding Lipid II flippase MurJ has protein sequence MSTENRYLGSAKLIAACTLLSRVTGLARDIIVNRAFGQSWVQDAFNYGFLVPNLFRRLFGEGALSAVFVPVFTETLDQRGRPAAWLLLGRVAGLMTLALTVLTVLLEIVALAVWQFAPGGPMRALQAGLTAVMLPFMISVCLLALFASILNCIQHFTVPSLLPIVLNLFMIAGVEAIGPLLGAAPEQRVYGVAISVLIAAVVQLAIIFPVLRRLGVTWRFSLDTHDPELRRILRSFVPIVLGQGVLLLSVYLDAQICTFLTRGPGMPESFSLLGRTIAYPLTDGALSAINNAQRLYQFPLGVLAISLATAAFPLFSLYASRQDYPGLRATLGQSMRVAIFEGLPCGVALFILAEPIIRLLFQYGRYDADATARAAYALKWYALGMPAYCCQHIVLRGFYSLRDTLTPMWISCALVAVNFVLVLSLLWHPEVREAAFGLGTSVSATLHVAISVWLLRRKMQGRIGARLLITSTMRTALGAAAAGATAWAVDRWVAGVDLSGMGRLASRGVQVFGPLGAAVAAYLLVAAVLRMEELRLLLPRRRRPA, from the coding sequence ATGTCGACGGAGAATCGTTACCTCGGATCGGCCAAGCTTATCGCCGCCTGCACGCTGCTCTCGCGTGTCACAGGTCTGGCACGCGATATCATCGTCAACCGCGCCTTCGGGCAAAGCTGGGTGCAGGACGCCTTCAACTACGGCTTCCTCGTGCCCAACTTGTTTCGCCGATTGTTCGGCGAAGGGGCGCTCTCCGCTGTGTTCGTGCCCGTCTTCACCGAGACGCTGGACCAGCGGGGCCGACCGGCGGCGTGGCTGCTGCTGGGGCGTGTCGCGGGATTGATGACGCTCGCGCTCACGGTGCTGACTGTTTTGCTGGAGATCGTGGCGCTCGCGGTCTGGCAGTTCGCGCCGGGCGGGCCGATGCGCGCCCTGCAGGCCGGACTGACGGCCGTCATGCTCCCGTTCATGATCAGCGTCTGCCTGCTGGCACTCTTCGCGAGCATTCTGAATTGCATTCAGCACTTCACCGTCCCCTCGCTGCTGCCGATTGTGCTCAATCTGTTCATGATTGCCGGTGTCGAGGCAATCGGCCCGTTGCTGGGCGCTGCGCCCGAGCAGCGCGTCTACGGCGTCGCCATCTCCGTGCTGATCGCTGCCGTTGTGCAACTGGCGATCATCTTTCCCGTGTTGCGGCGATTGGGCGTCACGTGGCGCTTCTCGCTGGACACGCACGACCCGGAGCTGCGCCGCATCCTGCGCAGCTTCGTGCCGATCGTGCTGGGGCAGGGGGTCCTGTTGCTTAGCGTGTACCTCGACGCGCAGATCTGCACGTTTCTGACGCGCGGGCCGGGCATGCCCGAATCGTTCTCATTGCTCGGTCGAACAATTGCCTATCCGCTGACGGACGGCGCGCTGTCAGCCATCAACAATGCCCAGCGGCTGTATCAGTTCCCGCTCGGCGTGCTGGCGATCTCGCTTGCGACCGCCGCTTTTCCGCTGTTCAGTCTCTACGCGAGCCGGCAGGATTATCCCGGTCTGCGCGCGACGCTGGGCCAGTCGATGCGCGTCGCCATTTTCGAGGGCCTGCCGTGCGGCGTGGCGCTGTTCATCCTCGCCGAGCCGATCATACGCCTGCTCTTTCAATACGGTCGCTACGACGCCGACGCGACGGCCCGCGCTGCCTACGCGCTGAAATGGTACGCCCTGGGGATGCCGGCCTATTGCTGCCAGCACATCGTCCTGCGAGGGTTTTACAGCCTGCGCGACACGCTGACGCCGATGTGGATCAGTTGCGCCTTGGTGGCGGTCAACTTCGTGCTCGTGTTGTCACTATTGTGGCACCCAGAGGTTCGCGAAGCGGCCTTTGGGCTTGGAACGTCGGTCTCGGCCACGCTTCACGTCGCCATCTCGGTCTGGCTCCTGCGGCGAAAGATGCAGGGGCGCATCGGCGCGAGATTGTTGATCACTTCAACGATGCGAACGGCGCTGGGAGCGGCGGCCGCGGGCGCTACGGCGTGGGCCGTTGATCGGTGGGTGGCTGGCGTTGATCTGTCAGGCATGGGGCGGTTGGCTTCGCGGGGGGTGCAGGTGTTTGGGCCACTGGGTGCGGCGGTCGCGGCGTACCTGTTGGTGGCGGCTGTTCTGCGCATGGAGGAGCTTCGCCTTCTGTTGCCACGGCGGCGTCGTCCCGCGTGA
- the pgaC_1 gene encoding Poly-beta-1,6-N-acetyl-D-glucosamine synthase — protein MTKLPSLTIFFPCYNEEANVARTTANALAAAQTYAEDYEVIIVNDGSRDRTADIADELAAKNARVRAVHNNPNLGYGGAVARGLREATKEWIFFTDGDGQFDMMQMDRLIGLLDRCDFAVGYRAKRADPFFRKSNAFWWGVLVRSLFGLKVRDIDCAFKLLPKSLIDRIELKSRGALISTELLARAKFRGLRIAETAVDHFPRTAGQQTGANWKVILRAFKELFKLRKDIRREGLPPPENREP, from the coding sequence ATGACCAAGCTCCCTTCGCTCACGATCTTCTTCCCGTGCTACAACGAGGAAGCCAACGTCGCGCGCACGACAGCCAACGCCCTCGCCGCCGCGCAGACGTATGCCGAGGACTACGAAGTCATCATCGTGAACGACGGCAGCCGCGACCGCACGGCCGATATCGCCGACGAGCTTGCAGCGAAGAACGCTCGCGTCCGCGCCGTGCACAACAACCCCAACCTTGGTTACGGCGGGGCCGTGGCGCGTGGTCTGCGCGAGGCCACGAAAGAGTGGATCTTCTTCACCGACGGCGACGGCCAGTTCGACATGATGCAGATGGACCGGCTGATCGGCCTGCTGGATCGGTGCGATTTCGCGGTGGGTTATCGCGCGAAACGGGCCGATCCGTTCTTTCGCAAGAGCAATGCGTTCTGGTGGGGCGTGCTCGTGCGGTCGCTTTTCGGGTTGAAGGTGCGGGACATCGACTGCGCGTTCAAGCTGCTGCCCAAATCGCTGATCGACCGGATCGAGTTGAAAAGCCGCGGCGCGCTGATCAGCACGGAGCTTCTGGCGCGGGCCAAGTTCCGCGGCCTGCGCATCGCCGAGACAGCCGTCGATCACTTCCCGCGCACCGCCGGCCAGCAAACCGGCGCGAACTGGAAGGTGATCCTTCGGGCGTTCAAGGAATTGTTCAAGCTGCGGAAGGACATCCGTCGCGAAGGCCTTCCGCCGCCGGAAAATCGTGAGCCGTAG
- a CDS encoding Soj-like protein, producing MRIIAVANQKGGCGKTTIIINLGACLAREGYRTLAVDLDPQGHCALGLAVPEEQIETSVTDALLLEDDQPPMELSRITWQISSNFDLVPSKTDLATLEQRLAGVPNREHRLRRLLEPAAEKYDFVLIDSPPTVGFLTQSALHTADEIIVPVDTGYFSLHGLSKQLDTIRSIRAESGRKVAVRILANLYDVRTKLGREILAELRKRHGDAMYTSFINFNTKLKESTSLGQPITEYDPASAGCKDFQRLAKEVGSMGAGPAFSLTQPAIATAAVERIDAARAGSSRELVAVGAGEDEADRPVSAKVPGVAAAVSGKSGKPDDALLKRAEALAADANRLLATSQTLLGPSRSNGGSRAAAPTPAETQRKIDFIYGPRAVEDGVIFTVRADRALSVRLAGDFNDWNPGRTPLVPMADGMFQVKLPLAPGRYRYRYVIDGRWVSDPGNAHMERNPYGEMDSVVMV from the coding sequence ATGAGGATCATCGCCGTCGCCAACCAGAAGGGTGGCTGTGGAAAGACGACAATCATCATCAATCTCGGCGCGTGCCTGGCGCGCGAGGGATATCGCACGCTGGCGGTGGACCTGGACCCGCAGGGGCATTGCGCGCTGGGGCTGGCGGTGCCCGAGGAACAGATTGAGACAAGCGTAACTGATGCGCTGCTGCTGGAAGACGACCAGCCGCCGATGGAATTGAGCCGCATCACGTGGCAGATTTCCAGCAACTTCGATCTCGTGCCGTCCAAGACGGATCTGGCGACGCTGGAACAGCGGCTGGCGGGCGTGCCGAATCGCGAGCACCGACTGCGGCGGCTGCTGGAGCCGGCGGCCGAAAAATATGATTTTGTATTGATCGACAGTCCGCCGACGGTCGGCTTCCTGACGCAGAGCGCCCTGCACACCGCCGACGAGATCATCGTTCCGGTTGATACGGGTTATTTCTCCCTGCATGGGCTCTCCAAGCAGCTCGACACGATCCGGTCGATCCGCGCCGAAAGCGGCCGCAAGGTGGCGGTGCGCATCCTGGCGAACCTGTACGACGTGCGCACAAAGCTGGGCCGCGAGATTCTCGCCGAGCTTCGCAAGCGGCACGGCGACGCGATGTATACGAGCTTCATCAACTTCAACACCAAGCTGAAAGAGAGCACCAGCCTGGGCCAGCCGATCACGGAATACGACCCGGCCAGCGCGGGCTGCAAGGACTTTCAACGGCTGGCGAAAGAAGTCGGCTCGATGGGGGCGGGGCCGGCGTTCTCGCTCACGCAGCCAGCCATCGCAACCGCGGCGGTGGAGCGCATCGATGCGGCGCGCGCCGGTTCATCGCGGGAACTGGTCGCCGTCGGTGCGGGTGAAGATGAGGCGGATCGTCCGGTGTCGGCGAAGGTTCCGGGGGTTGCCGCGGCGGTTAGCGGAAAGAGTGGCAAGCCCGACGATGCGCTGCTGAAACGTGCCGAAGCGCTGGCAGCGGATGCCAATCGATTGCTGGCGACGTCGCAAACGCTGCTGGGCCCGTCGCGCTCGAACGGCGGCAGCCGCGCTGCCGCGCCGACGCCCGCGGAAACGCAACGAAAAATCGACTTCATTTACGGGCCGCGCGCCGTGGAAGACGGCGTCATTTTCACGGTTCGCGCCGATCGCGCGTTGTCGGTGCGGTTGGCGGGTGATTTCAACGACTGGAACCCGGGGCGGACACCGCTCGTGCCGATGGCCGACGGCATGTTTCAGGTGAAACTCCCGCTCGCCCCGGGTCGCTATCGCTATCGGTATGTGATCGACGGCCGCTGGGTGAGCGACCCCGGCAACGCGCACATGGAGCGCAATCCGTACGGCGAGATGGATAGCGTGGTGATGGTGTGA
- the mutY gene encoding A/G-specific adenine glycosylase codes for MLQQTQVATAIPYYERFLRRFPTVRALAKASPGDVLKLWAGLGYYSRARNLHRAAQIIASELNEEFPRTVDGLLALPGIGRYTAGAIASIAFGARAAVVDGNVTRVLARLVDLRGDVAERQTQEQIWSLAESLLPDRRCGDFNQALMELGATVCTPGATALCGECPVATLCSARRAGTVADRPVKRRKTKVQCETHVVAALRRGGRYLFVQRPDEGLWGGLWELPSAVANGRSIESAARSLVREATPARARGRRFCDLEHVLSHRRIRMVGYEYDAAMGAARERRGSCRWVALRDAEKLGLSRAMQRVVAALMQHGRKKSRPRHPTES; via the coding sequence CGGCCATTCCGTATTACGAGCGGTTTCTTCGGCGGTTTCCAACGGTGCGCGCCCTGGCGAAAGCATCGCCTGGAGACGTGCTCAAGCTCTGGGCGGGCCTGGGCTACTACTCCCGCGCCCGAAACCTGCATCGGGCTGCGCAAATCATCGCGAGTGAACTGAACGAGGAATTCCCGCGGACGGTGGACGGGCTCCTCGCCTTGCCGGGGATCGGGCGCTACACGGCTGGCGCGATCGCGTCGATTGCATTTGGCGCACGGGCGGCGGTCGTGGACGGCAACGTGACGCGTGTGCTTGCGCGGCTGGTTGACCTTCGCGGCGACGTTGCAGAGCGACAAACCCAGGAACAGATTTGGAGCCTTGCGGAGTCGCTGCTGCCGGATCGACGATGTGGCGATTTCAACCAGGCGTTGATGGAGCTGGGGGCGACGGTCTGCACGCCGGGTGCGACCGCGTTGTGCGGCGAGTGCCCGGTGGCGACGTTGTGTTCCGCGCGGCGGGCTGGGACCGTGGCGGATCGGCCGGTCAAGCGTCGGAAAACGAAAGTCCAGTGCGAGACGCATGTGGTCGCGGCGCTTCGGCGGGGCGGGCGTTACCTGTTCGTGCAAAGGCCGGACGAAGGTTTGTGGGGAGGGTTGTGGGAGCTGCCCAGCGCGGTAGCGAATGGGCGGTCCATCGAATCGGCGGCGCGGTCGCTGGTTCGTGAGGCCACGCCGGCGCGTGCGCGCGGGCGGAGATTCTGCGACCTTGAACACGTTCTCTCGCATCGGCGTATTCGCATGGTTGGGTATGAGTACGACGCGGCGATGGGCGCGGCGCGTGAGCGTCGTGGCTCGTGCCGATGGGTGGCGCTGCGCGATGCGGAGAAGTTGGGTTTGTCGCGTGCGATGCAACGGGTCGTGGCGGCGCTCATGCAACATGGCCGCAAGAAATCGCGGCCACGCCACCCGACGGAATCGTGA
- the asnB_2 gene encoding Asparagine synthetase [glutamine-hydrolyzing] 1: MLDELDPRAAEWVTAMTQRLHHRGPDDGGAAAFGLGGRPVVTRALGPPGRAVEWEYLVGQAALGVRRLAIVDLSPAGHQPMASDDEAVWLAFNGEIYNHAALREELTARGMAFRGRCDTEVFLSAYRAWGVDCFERLEGMWAAAIFDWREGHAVLARDRLGIKPLYVTRFEKGLAFASEIAALLTLPGAPREAGEPGLRDFLIRGLVDHKQETLFAGIHAFPPGCYAVLNLQRREGASASGILRRFWRLDLSPRDLPDAPKRVHDALASAVSSHLVGDVPVGTCLSGGIDSSSIVALLGRRNRESPGAWSQHAFTACLPGDALDETRFAEVAGRAAGSLQWHRVEPSAERLAAAMEPFVRHQGQPVGSASMYLQWEVMALAKQTGVKVLLDGQGGDELFCGYHGHVPPFLASLIRRGRIGAFLREYRAARRGLFADGGLREHIAAALLPPDWRDALRLRRDRATMDWLAPELFSVEEAPTLASALGWQDESGEATTGGGALEAELTRILLRESLPALLRYEDASSMAHSIEARVPFLDRGVLELAMQLPSALKIRDGVSKAVLRDAMRGLVPEEILSRRDKIGYGAPQAAWLRGALRDWWVDAVTSDSFFNRGCFRPIGVKALMERFDRGDDSAATPLWRMAMVETWARMHLD; this comes from the coding sequence ATGCTCGACGAACTCGACCCCCGCGCGGCGGAATGGGTCACGGCCATGACGCAGCGTCTGCATCATCGCGGGCCGGACGACGGCGGCGCGGCAGCGTTCGGGCTGGGCGGGCGGCCGGTCGTGACGCGGGCGCTGGGGCCGCCGGGGCGGGCTGTCGAATGGGAGTATCTCGTCGGACAGGCGGCGCTGGGCGTGCGACGGCTGGCCATCGTGGACCTGTCGCCGGCGGGGCATCAGCCGATGGCGTCGGACGACGAGGCGGTGTGGCTGGCCTTCAATGGAGAAATCTACAACCACGCGGCGCTGCGCGAGGAATTGACGGCGCGGGGCATGGCGTTTCGCGGGCGATGCGATACGGAAGTCTTTTTATCAGCATACCGTGCCTGGGGCGTGGACTGCTTTGAGCGCCTTGAGGGCATGTGGGCCGCGGCGATCTTCGACTGGCGCGAGGGCCACGCGGTGCTTGCGCGTGACCGGCTCGGCATCAAGCCGCTGTATGTCACGCGATTTGAGAAAGGTCTGGCCTTCGCCTCGGAGATTGCCGCGTTGCTGACGCTGCCGGGCGCGCCGCGCGAGGCCGGCGAGCCGGGCCTGCGCGATTTTCTCATTCGCGGGCTTGTCGATCACAAGCAGGAGACCCTGTTCGCGGGGATTCACGCCTTTCCGCCGGGATGTTACGCCGTGTTGAATCTTCAGCGACGCGAGGGCGCGAGCGCATCGGGCATCCTTCGCCGCTTCTGGCGACTGGACCTCTCGCCGCGCGATTTGCCCGATGCCCCGAAGCGCGTGCACGATGCGCTGGCGTCGGCCGTCAGCTCTCATCTCGTCGGCGACGTTCCCGTCGGCACGTGCCTCTCCGGCGGCATCGACAGCTCGTCAATCGTCGCGCTGCTGGGCCGCCGCAACCGCGAATCACCCGGGGCATGGTCGCAGCATGCCTTCACGGCCTGTCTGCCGGGCGACGCGCTGGACGAGACGCGCTTCGCGGAGGTCGCCGGCCGGGCCGCCGGATCGCTGCAATGGCATCGGGTTGAGCCGAGCGCGGAGCGCCTGGCGGCGGCGATGGAACCGTTCGTCCGACACCAGGGGCAACCCGTCGGCTCGGCGTCGATGTACCTGCAATGGGAAGTGATGGCGCTGGCCAAACAGACGGGCGTCAAAGTTCTTCTGGACGGCCAGGGCGGCGATGAGCTGTTCTGCGGGTATCACGGCCATGTGCCGCCGTTCCTTGCGTCGCTGATTCGGCGTGGCCGGATCGGGGCGTTCCTGCGCGAATACCGGGCCGCGCGGCGGGGACTGTTCGCCGACGGCGGTTTGCGCGAGCACATCGCCGCGGCGCTGTTGCCGCCCGACTGGCGCGACGCGCTGCGATTGCGACGGGATCGCGCGACGATGGACTGGCTCGCACCGGAGCTATTCTCCGTCGAAGAGGCGCCCACGCTGGCTTCGGCCCTGGGGTGGCAGGACGAGTCCGGCGAGGCGACGACCGGCGGCGGCGCGCTGGAGGCCGAACTGACGCGCATCCTGCTGCGCGAGAGCCTGCCCGCCCTGTTGCGTTACGAAGATGCCAGTTCGATGGCACATTCCATTGAAGCGCGCGTGCCCTTTCTCGATCGCGGCGTATTGGAATTGGCGATGCAACTGCCTTCCGCGTTGAAGATTCGCGACGGCGTCAGCAAGGCGGTTCTGCGCGACGCGATGCGCGGCCTCGTCCCCGAGGAGATTCTGTCCCGCCGCGACAAGATCGGCTACGGCGCGCCGCAGGCGGCGTGGCTGCGCGGGGCATTGCGCGACTGGTGGGTGGATGCGGTCACGTCGGACAGCTTTTTCAACCGCGGGTGCTTCCGGCCCATCGGAGTGAAGGCACTGATGGAGCGGTTCGATCGTGGCGATGACAGCGCGGCGACACCGCTTTGGCGCATGGCGATGGTAGAAACCTGGGCGAGGATGCATCTGGATTGA
- the hldE_1 gene encoding Bifunctional protein HldE, which produces MPSSPKRVADESQHSQAAAQTGPVQWERLCEILGKSADARVMVLGDYMIDRYLYGDAERISPEAPVPVLRVVRQEDALGGAGSVVADIRALGAQAVCVGVTGSDSDGDRLRELLTGVGAQVAGLIADPSRPTTRKTRLVGLAQHRHRQQLIRIDDESSAPLSTPAAAELFAAIERDLARCHVLCIEDYNKGVVTADLARRAIALAKQHGIPVLIDPASIHDYSRYAGATLMTPNRTETEKASGLQLRTIDAVREHTAAIRKACCTESVCVTLDAEGAALIGPDGSFQHVPTRARDVYDVTGAGDEVLAALAVALAAGASQLEAVAIANVAGGLEVEKFGCVPITRDEILGEILLEHHRQLGKVRTLEQLKPELARRRSRGETIAFTNGCFDLLHPGHVATFAAAKQHADVLVIGLNSDASVRSLEKAPDRPIVNQSDRATVLAALADVDYIVIFDEPTPQHLIESIVPNVLVKGADWKGKPVAGQDVVEKHGGRVVFVPLLEGRSTTDLIARARSGQGR; this is translated from the coding sequence ATGCCGAGCTCCCCGAAACGTGTTGCTGACGAATCCCAGCACTCCCAGGCGGCCGCTCAAACCGGACCGGTCCAATGGGAGCGGCTCTGTGAAATCCTCGGAAAATCCGCCGACGCCCGGGTCATGGTCCTCGGCGACTACATGATCGACCGCTATCTCTATGGCGACGCCGAACGGATCAGCCCCGAGGCCCCGGTTCCTGTTCTGCGTGTCGTGCGACAGGAGGACGCACTGGGCGGGGCCGGATCGGTCGTCGCGGACATTCGAGCACTGGGCGCCCAGGCGGTGTGCGTCGGCGTCACCGGGAGCGACTCCGACGGTGACCGGCTGCGCGAGCTTCTGACCGGTGTCGGCGCCCAGGTCGCCGGACTCATTGCAGATCCATCGCGGCCGACGACGCGCAAGACACGCCTCGTGGGCCTCGCGCAGCATCGCCATCGCCAGCAGCTCATTCGCATCGATGACGAATCCTCGGCGCCCTTGAGCACGCCGGCGGCAGCCGAGCTATTTGCCGCGATCGAGCGCGATCTCGCCAGGTGTCACGTTCTTTGCATCGAGGATTACAACAAGGGCGTCGTCACGGCCGACCTCGCCCGTCGCGCCATTGCGCTGGCAAAACAGCACGGCATCCCCGTGCTGATTGACCCAGCCAGCATCCACGACTACTCGCGTTACGCCGGCGCGACGCTCATGACGCCCAACCGCACCGAAACCGAAAAGGCGTCCGGGCTGCAATTGCGGACGATTGATGCCGTCCGCGAACACACCGCGGCAATCCGCAAGGCCTGCTGCACCGAATCGGTCTGCGTCACGCTCGATGCCGAAGGCGCGGCACTGATCGGTCCCGACGGTTCTTTCCAGCATGTTCCCACGCGAGCGCGCGACGTGTACGACGTGACCGGCGCGGGCGATGAAGTCCTGGCGGCGCTGGCCGTCGCTTTGGCCGCGGGGGCGTCACAGCTTGAGGCCGTGGCCATCGCAAACGTCGCCGGCGGGCTGGAAGTCGAGAAGTTCGGCTGCGTGCCGATCACGCGGGACGAGATCCTCGGCGAAATTCTGCTCGAACATCATCGCCAGCTCGGTAAGGTCCGCACGCTTGAGCAACTCAAACCCGAGCTGGCGCGCCGCCGATCGCGCGGCGAGACCATCGCCTTCACCAACGGCTGCTTCGATCTGCTGCACCCCGGCCACGTCGCCACGTTTGCGGCAGCCAAGCAGCATGCCGATGTCCTCGTGATCGGCCTCAACTCCGACGCATCGGTCCGGTCACTGGAAAAGGCGCCGGATCGCCCGATCGTGAATCAGTCCGACCGTGCGACGGTGCTGGCGGCGCTGGCCGACGTCGATTACATCGTGATCTTCGACGAACCGACGCCGCAGCACTTGATTGAATCCATCGTGCCCAACGTGCTGGTCAAAGGGGCCGACTGGAAGGGCAAGCCGGTCGCCGGACAGGATGTTGTCGAAAAACACGGAGGCCGCGTGGTTTTCGTCCCGCTGCTCGAGGGCCGCAGCACGACCGATCTGATCGCCCGCGCGCGAAGCGGCCAAGGCCGCTGA
- the pilT_4 gene encoding Twitching mobility protein yields MELAQLLKFAIDNNASDLHIQAGSAPMMRINGTARFVQGATLTDAQVRNLLMEILPPSRKPDLDRDIIQGIDFSYSHTDLGRFRCSAFQHLNGCGVVLRVIQGKIPSFDELKLPAVIHDIARSQRGLTLLTGTTGSGKSTTLASMIDLVNDTYRSKIVTIEDPIEYVHTNKKAMVSQIELGTDTPSFEQALRQALRQDPDVILVGELRDVQTLKIALRAADTGHQVFSTLHSSNAAQTIERIIAMFPADEHSILLSQLATNVEAIISQRLVTTASGGRRPAVEVLRGSAVTEKFIIERRLGELLTYIETGESGMQSFDQHLLKMYQDQDISGTEAMRWATNPEMMGMALRGIRRIGSGGEVVMLEKT; encoded by the coding sequence GTGGAACTTGCCCAGCTCTTGAAGTTCGCCATCGACAACAACGCATCGGACCTGCACATCCAGGCCGGCTCGGCGCCGATGATGCGCATCAACGGCACGGCCCGGTTTGTTCAGGGCGCGACGCTCACCGATGCCCAGGTGCGCAATCTGCTGATGGAGATTCTGCCCCCGTCACGCAAGCCTGATCTTGATCGAGATATCATTCAGGGAATCGATTTCTCGTATTCACACACCGATCTCGGCCGTTTTCGATGCAGCGCCTTTCAGCATCTCAACGGCTGCGGCGTGGTCCTGCGCGTCATCCAGGGAAAAATCCCATCGTTCGACGAGTTGAAACTTCCGGCCGTCATTCACGACATCGCACGCTCGCAGCGCGGCCTCACGCTGCTGACCGGCACAACCGGCAGCGGAAAAAGCACGACGCTGGCAAGCATGATCGACCTCGTCAACGACACCTATCGAAGCAAGATCGTCACCATTGAAGACCCGATTGAGTACGTGCACACCAACAAAAAGGCGATGGTCTCGCAGATCGAGCTTGGCACCGATACGCCGTCATTTGAACAGGCGCTGCGCCAGGCTTTGCGGCAGGACCCGGACGTGATCCTTGTCGGCGAATTGCGCGACGTGCAGACGTTGAAGATCGCTCTGCGCGCCGCCGACACGGGGCACCAGGTCTTCTCCACGCTGCACAGCTCCAACGCGGCGCAGACGATCGAGCGCATCATCGCCATGTTCCCGGCTGACGAGCATTCGATCCTGCTTTCGCAACTGGCGACGAACGTCGAGGCAATTATCTCGCAGCGGCTGGTCACGACGGCGTCGGGCGGGCGGCGGCCGGCGGTGGAAGTGCTCCGCGGCAGCGCCGTGACGGAGAAGTTCATCATCGAGCGGCGACTGGGGGAGCTGCTGACGTACATCGAGACGGGCGAGTCGGGCATGCAGAGCTTCGATCAGCACCTGTTGAAGATGTATCAGGACCAGGACATCAGCGGCACCGAGGCCATGCGCTGGGCGACGAACCCCGAAATGATGGGCATGGCTCTGCGCGGCATCCGGCGCATCGGCAGCGGCGGCGAAGTCGTGATGCTTGAGAAAACGTAA
- the tuaC_1 gene encoding Putative teichuronic acid biosynthesis glycosyltransferase TuaC, whose product MPPRERDVEFMANGIHVVIVPSWWPSPERPLHGVFFPDFARAMAEAGVRVGVVTPDLVGARFWRETSARWRTRVEWEAVDGVPVVRVRGRHTSLGRPSIHMRAYRRRLEIGLSAYAERCGSPDVLHAMAALPAGWACTHLGGALASRVLITEHTGPFALLLRPSGAEKMTLSALSRAVEVVAVSANLKTEMQVAGVTRPIGVVGNLVADAFQPGPPPEAPRAGNAQAQFHVAFVGRLTVEKGLRELIAAAQLLAKQPEPRFAWHFVGTGPMESELRAAMTRLDAESVFHGYQDSAGVASILRSSHALVLPSYGENYPLAIC is encoded by the coding sequence ATGCCGCCCCGCGAGCGTGATGTGGAGTTTATGGCCAACGGAATACACGTTGTGATCGTGCCTTCGTGGTGGCCGTCGCCGGAGCGGCCGTTGCACGGCGTGTTCTTCCCGGATTTCGCGCGGGCCATGGCCGAGGCCGGCGTTCGGGTCGGAGTCGTGACGCCCGATCTGGTCGGCGCGCGCTTTTGGCGCGAGACATCTGCACGATGGCGAACGCGGGTGGAGTGGGAAGCGGTTGATGGTGTTCCGGTCGTGCGCGTGCGCGGTCGGCACACATCGCTCGGTCGACCGAGCATTCACATGCGAGCCTATCGCCGGCGGCTGGAGATCGGGTTGTCCGCGTACGCCGAGCGATGCGGTTCACCCGACGTCTTGCATGCGATGGCGGCGCTGCCTGCGGGATGGGCCTGTACGCATTTGGGCGGCGCGCTCGCGTCGCGCGTGCTGATCACCGAGCACACCGGGCCGTTCGCCCTGCTACTGCGCCCATCGGGTGCCGAGAAGATGACGCTCTCCGCTCTGTCCCGCGCCGTCGAGGTCGTGGCAGTCAGCGCGAACTTGAAAACCGAAATGCAGGTCGCCGGCGTGACGCGACCGATCGGTGTCGTGGGCAATCTCGTGGCCGATGCTTTCCAGCCCGGTCCGCCGCCGGAAGCTCCTCGTGCGGGCAATGCGCAAGCGCAATTCCATGTCGCTTTTGTTGGCCGGCTGACGGTTGAGAAGGGACTGCGGGAATTGATCGCTGCGGCGCAGCTTCTTGCGAAGCAGCCCGAGCCGCGCTTCGCGTGGCATTTTGTCGGAACGGGGCCGATGGAGAGCGAACTTCGCGCGGCGATGACACGGCTCGACGCCGAGTCGGTCTTTCACGGATACCAGGACTCGGCGGGAGTCGCGTCGATCCTGCGGTCAAGCCATGCGCTCGTGCTGCCCAGCTACGGCGAGAACTATCCGCTGGCCATTTGCTAG